Within Sorghum bicolor cultivar BTx623 chromosome 2, Sorghum_bicolor_NCBIv3, whole genome shotgun sequence, the genomic segment caggacgtaggtattacgccaactcggcggccgaacctggataaaaagcttgtccgagtcttgcgtcaccatcgagttcgtagtttgcgcaccgtctaccgataaactactaccgtgggtataccccaaggtagactgccgaccagctttcgtcgacagtggcgcgccaggtagggggtgtgcgtacagctctcccgacgaacaagatggccatcatccccgacttcgcggccatggcgggcgacttcacgttcaccgtcagcttcaacaacttcaccgccatgaccacggagcAGGTGTTGATctgatctgcgccaaccacttcttcatcgacgtcggcggcggcttcaaccacgctggctacggtttcgaccacaccagcagcgtctccgaccacgccgacaacgcgtcgccgcttctctgctacaaagggaggcagatcgacgacaccgacctgctcagcctatcaaccaagttgtttggcctacttgctctgaccacgagtcgcaataataatcgccgcgaagaacggcgctacgacaaccgcgaccaccgtcacgataacaagtccaaaagctcgagggccaaacAATTGtgtcgtcaccgaccagactttcatccaaagataagtacacttctaatatcttatttatttttggcataatactTTTTATTgtccttcaaaaacaactttttgtttagccacactagttttttctcctacacgagctttccagagccggtactgtctccgactcctccctacacgtgcacgagatccgccctctgcgtcccgggtggtcggcagtagctctctggcgaggctggcaatcccacgcgtgtctaggttccgcacctcatgctgattgttggctagaccagagctggtacaagctctaggatgaattaactacttgtgctaattttataacaaaaaatctaaaacttatctcagtactgatttttatctaaagtttatttatacatcatgtactacctattttctctatatttatttttcaggagtttggcccagtcgacaagctacgctcggggactcgtcgactattccctacgctgtgcccggggactgctccgaccaccgagcacgtttacgttcccaaccacgctcggggacttgtcgactactctctatgctatgctcgaagactgtgccgaccaccgagcacgtttacgttcccaaccacgctcggggacttccaCCGGTCcttacgccgtgctcggggactgtgtcgaccaccgagcactatacgctcgggggctggtcgaccagctcaccaatttaagagcttggggactgcaccgaccaccgagcactatacgctcggggactggtcgaccagcccaccaatttgagaattcagggactgtaccgaccaccgagcgttatatgctcggggactggtcgattagtctattcaattgcatacgagcatgatatgctcggggactggtaaatttaattttttagaccttgctacaaggctcatacttcgccttccagcaagctcggagaCTACATcgatacgatgcatctggcgatgcatctcagtttcagaatttctttgaggacttttcttttgaccctggcaccacgtgcctacgtcacctactaccaggctcggggactaagtggacacacttcaccttgcggtgaatatgcttgctttttgaaagactatacttttcagaaaagtaaagtgggcacacttcaccaagaaagaaatattttttaatttagagcaccatgcattcttcaaacaacctgcttcttcgatgtcaatgttgatcaactgttttttgagttggtcaaaatactgttgcaactgtttggacgactttcctgcttattgaagacgtcaagcctcactgatcgaagaagctcaagacggcgtgttacatcacaatacatggtgctcggggactagctgtggggggatagacccctatacccttacggctagacttgggccaggaggcttggcccattacgagacgagttcaaggcttgatccgacagcctggagtttcgcgcaaggaagcaagatgtggagatcaagcaggattctagtcggttagaataggaattgatatcgaactatctatgacaattgtaaccgactaggattagtttccagatctgtaaccctgcccttcagactatataaggagaggcaggggacccccctaggatatacgattctctcaacacaaatcaatacaaccagacgcaggacgtaggtattacgccaactcggcggccgaacctggataaaaagcttgtccgagtcttgcgtcaccatcgagttcgtagtttgcgcaccgtctaccgataaactattaccgtgggtataccccaaggtagactgccgaccagctttcgtcgacacctcTTAAGGGGGTGTTTAGCGGCATTCCATAAATTCCACCACGAAGCAGCTCATAAGAGGGAGTTTAGCACTATTCCATAAACTCCATCACGGAGCAGCTCTACAAAAAAAACTAGAGTTTGTGAAGTATCTCTTtagatgctctcacaactctttTTTTTCTAGAATTGAGTGTATAGAGCTAAACCGTTTGACTAAAAAACATTGAACAGAGCTGAAAAATGTAGAGCAGAGCAGCAGTCCCAACTCCCAAACACCCTCTAAGTCGCATCGCTGTATCGGTTTTGGTTGTTTTCTATTTATATAATATCAAAACTAGAAGTCTTTTGCTAGGATGGTCAAGGTATGAGTCGAGCTCATTCGGAGCTTGATCTTTGTCTACATGTTTAAACTTTTTTATTAATATAATGATACCTAAACCTTTTGTGCATATTAATTTATTTTTGAATTGGATTGCAGTAGGTATGTACTGTAAGCTACAGGACAACaagaagcatgtatatagaagtACAATAGGGCGTTAGCCGCCCTGTGCTTGGCTGCTTGCCTTGTAGCTACACGCCCACACCTTGATCGCGTGGGTCATTCTTTTGATCTGAACCCCCGTCGAATGTTCAAACCGGGTAGCTTCGTGCTTGCTTGCATGAATGCACAGTCCACAATGACCAAGACGTGCGGATTATattggaaaataaataaataaaaagcggGGAGAAGGTAAGCAATGCAGATCAATGTACACAGGTTGTTATTAAATTATTGGGGGCCGGTTTTCCTACAAAAGTTTAGCAAGTGTGTTGATACGAAAGTCAAAGTCTAATCTGGATAAACAATGGTCATCACTCATTAGTACTGATCCCCTTCCTTCTAGAGCGAAAATTTCTTTCTTTCCGTCTTCACTCTACCTTATCATTCACTCTCTCCTCCATCCTCCCCTTACTCATCTTTTATCCACTCTCCTACTCGTGTTCTGTATCTTGATTCGTCACTCTTCATTATCATCATTCTCATTTTTGAGTTTAAAACTGCAAAACATTCGTTGGTGTCCCACCAAACGTGCCATGTCTTGGCCATCCAAGCCCATTCGCGTCGTAGCACGCTGCTGGCATGTGGCTCATCTTATACCTTTTTAAAAGCCATGAGTAAGGGATTCTGAACACAGTAAACACATATCTAAGCTAAGTCAATTTGCAATTTCTCATTTGACCATTTATTATATTAGCATTTATTTTGTGTTTTTAATTTATTCAGTTTAAGGTTAGACCAAATCTAACTGATGTTAAGAAATTAGGCATTTTAATATTTGATttaatctaaaaaaataaaatcagcAAAGTGGTGGCATATATGTACAATTTTATCGTTGCTCAGATCAGTGATAAACATTGTAAATATGATGATAGACATACTAAAAATTAGACAAAATGGATTAAAATTATACCcagaggagggaccagtgccgaaggcaTATAGCGTACCACAGTAATACAGAAAGATGTTCGTAATGCAGTCCCGCGAACGTTCACGGGGAAGAAGACGACGTTCCCATCTAAGAAAGAAGACGACTCCACCAGGAACAATCCGAGGAAGGAGATGAAGCGAGCAGGAAGACGTtcgtttggaactaaacaaagcctaacaaAAAAAGTTTACTGTAGTAGTACTAGATACCGAGCAGTTCGCCTCAAATTATCCAATTGGTGAGACAAAAACGAAGTATTCACCTGTTTCGATACTCCCTCGATCTCGTTCCAGTTGTCATGATGCCCAGCTGCCCACGAGTCTGACTGCGAGCACCGTGCGCTACGCCGCTACCGCGCTTATTTGAACTCGAAATATACGTACACATTTACAGTTACAGCCAGCGGGGCAGCGACAGAAACAACAAACCACATAGGATACACCAAGAAGAAGCGTAGAAGCCCACTCGCATATAATAACGGCATATGCAGCACTCCAGCTAAAATCACGTCGAACTCATCGTCTGGCGATGAAAGGCAACAACCAATCGCCCGAGCTGCCCCCGAGCACAACCACCAGTGTCCTCAAGGAGCTGTCGGGAACCAGGGAGGAGGTGGAGCGCGCCCGCGAGGCGGCGGTGCAGGCGTGGCTGGCGTCCATGCCGCTCAGCGAGGAGCTGGAGCGGCTCCGCGCCGAGCTGGTCGCGGCCAAGACCCGCCTCGCCGCGACGGCGGCCGAGATACCGCTGCTCAAGTCGCAGATCGAGTCCACGAACGGCGCGATCGCCACGAGGCAGGAGGCGGCGGCCAGGAAGAAGGCCGCCGCGGAGGACCTCCGCCGGCACGTCGACGGAGCGCGCGCCGACCTCCGCCGGCTGCGCGCGGAGATCGCGGCGTCGAGGGGCGCCAAGGACGCGCTCGAGCAGCGGGTGCTCGTCCGGCGCCAGGCCGCGCGGGCGCTTCAGCTGGCCGAGCGCGCCATCGCGGCGGAGGCCCACGCGCTGGCGTGGTCcgaggccgcggcctccgagctgaccgcgcgcgcgcgcggcaaCGAGGAGGACCCCCACTACGACGTCGTGGCGCTGCCGGCGCGGAAGCTCGAGGAGCTGCGCAGGCTCGTGGAGGCCGAGGAGCAGAAGGCCGAGGCGCGCGTCGATGAGGCCGAGGTGGCGCGGCGCGCGGTGAAGACGCGAAGAGCGGCCGCCGTGGCGAGGCTGGACGCAGCGCGCGCCAAGAGGCGAGTGGCCGCTGAGGCGACGCTTGGTCGCCGCGCGAACGGGGACGATGGCCGCGGCACGCGGGCGAGGAGCGCGCTGGTCCCGAAGAGCCGGAGCGGGAGGTCGTGCTTCGAGGTGAAGAAGCTGCGGAGGTTCCTCTGCAACCTAACCAAGGATTGAGGTGGTTGCGGCCGTCCTTGAGCAGCAATGCAGCATAGTTCGTTAAAAAAGATTGCACATCCCAAATACAAAATACTAATGCATTTAGGATGTGCATAAATAAGTATATCTAAATATGGCACATATTTAAAAATATTAGATATGCATGCTATAGCATGCACACTTGTGATGATCGAGACAACAATGGGCATGTCTTTCGGCGGTCGTTTTATCGACGAGATCTATTTGTATGCGCTTGCTCAATAGCGGTGATTTACTTTATTGTAGCAATTTTGATTATAGGTTTCTACGGCTATAAGGACATGTTTGGATGTACtttctccatcccaaattataagtcgtttcaaaattttagagagtcaaagcatctaaagtttgaccaaatttatatggtagaTTAATagcatttatgatatcaactatgTATCATTAGGTTTTTCATtacttatatttttatagtatatctatttgata encodes:
- the LOC8061552 gene encoding periplakin, which gives rise to MKGNNQSPELPPSTTTSVLKELSGTREEVERAREAAVQAWLASMPLSEELERLRAELVAAKTRLAATAAEIPLLKSQIESTNGAIATRQEAAARKKAAAEDLRRHVDGARADLRRLRAEIAASRGAKDALEQRVLVRRQAARALQLAERAIAAEAHALAWSEAAASELTARARGNEEDPHYDVVALPARKLEELRRLVEAEEQKAEARVDEAEVARRAVKTRRAAAVARLDAARAKRRVAAEATLGRRANGDDGRGTRARSALVPKSRSGRSCFEVKKLRRFLCNLTKD